In Urechidicola croceus, a single window of DNA contains:
- the apaG gene encoding Co2+/Mg2+ efflux protein ApaG has translation MVQQVTNGIKISVETRFVGTNYSDNRLYFAFSYSITIENQSNDSVQLLNRHWKIFDSLNNVETVDGAGVVGKKPILKPAEKHSYQSNCLLTSSIGAMNGFYEMVNFTTTKKFKVHIPTFQLMVSGALN, from the coding sequence ATGGTACAACAAGTAACAAACGGAATCAAAATATCTGTAGAAACAAGATTCGTTGGAACCAATTACAGCGATAATAGGTTATATTTTGCCTTTAGTTATTCAATAACCATTGAAAATCAAAGTAACGATTCTGTACAATTATTAAATCGACACTGGAAAATATTTGACTCCTTAAATAATGTTGAAACTGTTGACGGCGCTGGAGTTGTAGGTAAAAAACCTATATTAAAGCCTGCCGAAAAACACAGTTACCAATCAAACTGTTTATTAACCTCATCTATCGGTGCAATGAATGGTTTTTACGAAATGGTCAATTTCACAACCACCAAAAAATTTAAAGTTCATATACCAACATTTCAACTTATGGTATCAGGTGCATTAAATTAG
- a CDS encoding DUF3667 domain-containing protein: MKLRKKKVPKLKNLECLNCKKPLDSDDIYCSYCGQKNVNKLSFQSFLNQLVSGLFSYDSRFWKTFIPLIFKPGKVSKQYIEGKRARFVNPFRLYLNVSILFFLILGISNKTTFQDGVNDAEVLNDSINNKSITTLNNGLKFSEKIVDSNYVYHIKTKKFDEISFGNKLNDLSVFIEKNPQIKDSQKALETLGYPITFRNGIIFNIIKNTKTNIKTLEADSGSTFIKKILSYLSIALFIFLPLFTLFLKLLYWRKKMNYMEHLVFVFHVQTVFFLLMIIFTLISLITKNDSIQAIYLLLFLVYLFIALRRFYGQGKLKTTIKFILLNLIYFLLGAIGISIVSAIALIA; encoded by the coding sequence ATGAAATTAAGAAAAAAAAAGGTTCCTAAATTAAAAAATCTTGAGTGTCTTAATTGTAAAAAACCTCTTGATTCTGATGATATTTATTGTTCTTATTGTGGGCAAAAAAATGTAAATAAACTTTCGTTTCAAAGTTTTCTTAATCAACTTGTTTCTGGCCTTTTTTCATACGATTCTCGTTTTTGGAAAACTTTTATTCCCTTAATTTTCAAACCTGGAAAAGTTTCAAAACAGTATATTGAAGGGAAGCGCGCAAGGTTTGTAAATCCATTTAGACTATATCTTAATGTATCTATTCTCTTTTTCTTAATACTTGGAATATCAAATAAAACAACTTTTCAAGATGGTGTAAATGATGCAGAAGTGTTAAACGACAGCATAAATAATAAGAGTATTACTACCTTAAATAATGGCTTAAAATTTTCAGAAAAAATAGTCGACTCAAACTATGTTTATCATATCAAAACAAAAAAGTTCGACGAAATCTCTTTCGGAAACAAATTAAATGATTTATCAGTATTTATAGAAAAAAACCCTCAAATCAAAGATTCTCAGAAAGCTCTGGAGACTCTTGGTTATCCAATCACATTTCGAAACGGAATAATTTTCAACATTATAAAGAATACTAAAACAAATATTAAAACCCTAGAGGCTGATAGCGGATCGACTTTTATAAAAAAAATCCTCTCTTATCTTTCAATTGCTCTATTTATATTCCTTCCTTTATTTACTCTTTTTTTAAAACTATTATATTGGAGAAAAAAAATGAATTATATGGAACATCTCGTTTTCGTTTTCCATGTTCAAACTGTTTTTTTCTTATTAATGATAATTTTCACTTTAATAAGTCTTATTACTAAAAACGATTCTATACAAGCAATATACTTACTTTTATTTTTAGTATATCTTTTTATTGCCTTAAGAAGATTTTATGGTCAAGGCAAATTAAAAACGACTATTAAATTTATTCTGTTAAACCTGATCTATTTTTTATTAGGCGCAATAGGAATTTCAATTGTAAGTGCAATTGCACTAATTGCTTAA
- the rsmG gene encoding 16S rRNA (guanine(527)-N(7))-methyltransferase RsmG: MIILEKYFSDLTDLQISQFKQLEQLYKEWNAQINVISRKDIDELYIKHVLHSLGIAKVQSFEPKSKVLDIGTGGGFPGIPLAILFPKVDFYLVDSIGKKIKVVNEVAKALGLKNVKAEHGRAEKVKGEFDFIVSRAVTKMDDFVKWTKKKIRKKSNHELKNGILYLKGGDLTEELINFPKATIFDLTDYFEEDFFETKKVVHIPLKYKP; the protein is encoded by the coding sequence ATGATAATTTTAGAAAAATACTTTTCTGATTTAACGGATTTGCAAATTTCACAATTTAAGCAACTTGAACAACTTTATAAAGAATGGAACGCGCAAATCAATGTCATTTCTCGTAAAGATATTGATGAGTTATATATAAAGCATGTGTTACATTCATTAGGTATAGCCAAGGTCCAATCATTTGAGCCAAAATCTAAAGTTTTAGATATTGGTACGGGTGGAGGTTTTCCTGGTATTCCATTAGCAATTTTATTTCCTAAAGTTGATTTTTATTTAGTTGATTCAATAGGAAAAAAAATAAAAGTTGTGAATGAAGTTGCAAAAGCATTGGGATTGAAAAATGTTAAAGCAGAACATGGGCGTGCTGAAAAAGTGAAGGGAGAATTTGACTTTATTGTAAGTAGAGCAGTAACGAAGATGGACGATTTTGTAAAATGGACAAAGAAGAAGATTCGTAAAAAATCAAATCACGAACTGAAAAATGGAATTTTATATTTAAAAGGAGGTGACTTAACAGAAGAATTAATTAATTTTCCAAAAGCCACCATTTTTGATTTAACTGATTATTTTGAAGAAGATTTTTTTGAGACTAAAAAAGTGGTACATATTCCTTTGAAGTATAAACCGTAA
- a CDS encoding type IX secretion system plug protein, translated as MKKLSFLILILTFNLTFSQQTEDIIEPDYIKTIILRPNSSNNYAPIIKLGEAFTLSFDDLEANQKDFTYKIEHFNFDWEPSVINDREFIDGYDEDRIRNYEDSFNTLQYYTHYSIQFPNRNTKIKKSGNYKISILNELDEIIFTRRFIVYEPKVDVGVSVHRSRNISTINKQQSVQFIINHPNLLINNPKEEIKTVVMQNNDWNTAITDLKPQFYRGTQLLYKYTDKTNFWAGNEFHNFDSKLVLNSTVNIARVESGPELYHTILYTNEERIDKPYTLYPDINGNFVIRNSNGDEPNIDSDYTWVYFTLESLENIGTKKVYVNGSFNNWKNNSSNQMKYNSKTGLYEAELLLKQGFYNYQYVTIDDNNELRNYEIDGSFYQTENDYSVLVYYRKFGSRYDEVIGFGSGNSEKIQN; from the coding sequence ATGAAAAAACTTTCTTTTTTAATTTTAATCTTAACTTTCAACTTGACTTTCTCTCAACAAACAGAAGACATAATTGAACCAGATTATATTAAAACAATAATTCTTAGACCTAATAGTTCAAATAATTATGCTCCAATCATAAAATTGGGCGAAGCATTTACTCTATCATTTGATGATTTAGAAGCCAATCAAAAAGATTTTACTTATAAAATTGAGCATTTTAATTTTGATTGGGAACCTTCAGTAATTAATGATAGAGAATTTATAGATGGTTATGACGAAGATCGTATAAGAAATTATGAAGATTCATTCAACACACTTCAATATTACACACATTATTCAATACAGTTTCCAAATAGAAATACTAAAATAAAAAAAAGTGGCAATTATAAGATTTCAATCCTAAATGAACTTGATGAAATTATTTTCACTCGCCGATTTATCGTTTATGAGCCAAAAGTTGATGTTGGCGTTTCTGTTCATAGAAGTAGAAATATTTCAACTATTAACAAACAACAGAGTGTTCAGTTTATAATAAATCATCCGAATTTATTAATAAACAATCCTAAAGAGGAAATAAAAACGGTAGTCATGCAAAATAATGACTGGAATACTGCAATCACCGATTTAAAACCTCAATTTTATAGAGGAACTCAATTGCTTTATAAATATACAGATAAAACAAATTTTTGGGCAGGAAATGAATTTCATAACTTTGACAGTAAACTCGTTTTAAATTCAACAGTAAATATAGCAAGAGTCGAATCTGGTCCAGAACTATATCATACAATTCTTTATACTAATGAAGAACGAATTGACAAACCTTATACATTATACCCTGATATAAACGGTAATTTTGTAATTAGAAATTCTAATGGTGATGAGCCCAATATTGATAGTGACTATACTTGGGTTTATTTCACATTAGAATCTCTAGAAAATATTGGGACTAAAAAAGTATATGTTAATGGAAGTTTTAATAATTGGAAAAACAACTCTTCAAATCAAATGAAATACAATTCTAAAACAGGATTGTATGAAGCAGAATTACTACTTAAACAAGGTTTTTACAATTATCAATACGTAACAATAGATGATAATAACGAATTAAGAAATTACGAAATTGACGGCTCTTTTTATCAAACTGAAAACGACTATTCCGTTCTTGTGTATTATCGAAAATTTGGCAGTAGATATGATGAAGTAATTGGATTTGGAAGTGGAAATTCTGAGAAAATTCAAAATTGA
- the pruA gene encoding L-glutamate gamma-semialdehyde dehydrogenase, whose product MANAFFNVPKAVNEPVKSYAPNTPERKQVLDTYKKMYNETIDVPMYIGSEEVRTGHTATMSPPHDHKHILGTYHKAEKQHVDLAISTALEAKEKWASTSWEHRAAIFLKAAELLSGPYRAKMNAATMLAQSKNVFQAEIDAACELIDFLTFNVQFMTEIYQNQPISDKGIWNRMEYRPLEGFIYAVTPFNFTAIAANLCAAPVMLGNVCVWKPSDSQVYSAQVIVELFKEAGLPDGVINVVYGDPVMITNTILEHKEFSGLHFTGSTNIFKSLWAQIGQNINKYKSYPRIVGETGGKDFIWAHPSANPIAVATAMSRGAFEYQGQKCSAASRSYVPKSIWNDVKKRLTKDVNSMKMGSPEDPSNFINAVIHEGSFDKITKYIDKAKSDSDSEVILGGNYDKSKGYFIEPTVIVTTNPNYTTMETELFGPVLTIYVYEDADWKSTLKMVDETSEYALTGAIYSQDRYAIEYASKVLENAAGNFYINDKPTGAVVGQQPFGGGRGSGTNDKAGSIWNLLRWVSPRTIKEALVLPIDYRYPFLGH is encoded by the coding sequence ATGGCGAATGCATTTTTTAATGTTCCAAAAGCGGTAAATGAACCTGTAAAATCATATGCTCCGAACACTCCTGAGCGCAAACAAGTTTTAGACACTTATAAAAAAATGTACAATGAAACGATTGACGTTCCAATGTATATTGGTAGTGAAGAAGTGAGAACAGGTCATACTGCAACAATGTCTCCACCACATGACCACAAACATATTCTAGGAACATACCACAAAGCAGAGAAACAGCATGTTGACCTAGCAATTTCAACCGCACTAGAAGCAAAAGAAAAATGGGCCTCAACTTCATGGGAACACCGCGCAGCAATATTTCTTAAAGCAGCCGAACTTTTAAGTGGCCCTTATAGAGCAAAAATGAATGCAGCTACAATGTTAGCACAATCAAAAAATGTTTTTCAAGCAGAAATTGATGCTGCATGTGAATTGATTGATTTCTTAACATTTAACGTACAATTTATGACTGAAATTTATCAGAATCAACCTATTTCTGATAAAGGAATTTGGAACAGAATGGAATACCGCCCTTTAGAAGGGTTCATTTATGCTGTAACTCCTTTCAACTTCACTGCAATTGCTGCCAATTTATGTGCTGCACCTGTAATGTTAGGAAACGTATGTGTGTGGAAGCCATCAGATAGCCAAGTATATTCTGCTCAGGTAATTGTTGAATTATTTAAAGAAGCAGGACTACCTGATGGAGTTATCAATGTTGTATATGGTGACCCTGTAATGATTACAAATACTATACTTGAACATAAAGAATTTTCAGGATTACATTTTACTGGATCTACTAATATATTTAAAAGTTTGTGGGCCCAGATTGGTCAAAACATAAATAAATATAAATCATATCCTCGTATTGTTGGAGAAACTGGTGGTAAAGATTTTATATGGGCACATCCAAGTGCAAATCCTATTGCAGTTGCAACTGCGATGTCAAGAGGAGCATTCGAATATCAAGGTCAAAAATGCTCTGCTGCCTCAAGAAGTTATGTTCCTAAAAGCATTTGGAATGATGTTAAAAAACGCCTGACTAAAGATGTTAATTCTATGAAAATGGGAAGTCCTGAAGACCCATCAAACTTTATCAATGCAGTAATTCATGAAGGTTCATTTGATAAAATTACTAAATATATTGACAAAGCAAAATCAGATAGTGATTCTGAAGTTATTTTAGGTGGAAATTACGACAAATCAAAAGGATATTTTATTGAGCCAACAGTTATTGTCACTACCAATCCAAACTATACAACTATGGAAACAGAATTGTTTGGTCCTGTTTTAACTATTTATGTTTATGAAGATGCTGATTGGAAATCAACTTTAAAAATGGTTGATGAAACATCAGAATATGCATTGACTGGTGCAATATATAGTCAAGATCGTTATGCTATAGAATACGCTTCAAAAGTATTAGAAAATGCAGCTGGAAACTTTTATATTAATGATAAACCTACTGGTGCTGTTGTTGGGCAACAACCTTTTGGTGGCGGACGTGGATCTGGTACAAATGATAAAGCCGGATCAATTTGGAACTTGTTACGTTGGGTTTCTCCTCGAACTATTAAAGAAGCCTTGGTTCTTCCAATTGATTATAGATATCCTTTTCTAGGACATTAA
- a CDS encoding Na(+)-translocating NADH-quinone reductase subunit A — MSKDIRIKKGLDIKLQGEAEQITTNAVASNVYTILPIDFHGIIPKLVAKAGTIVKAGEPLFYNKSVESMNFVSPVSGEVIEVVRGEKRKILAVKVKADKEQSFQDNGRFNIEAASADSIKEHLLKTGCWSFVKQRPYDIIANPEKSPKSIFVSGYASAPLAANYDYVLKGKEVELQAAITALGKLTEGQVHVTVGKSSNSPLAGLNDVSLHKISGPHPSGNVGTQIAKIDPVNKGETVWTVSPQDLVIIGELLLTGRFNAERIVSVSGSVVKNPKYYKAKIGAELSTMIYDAGVDSENFRLISGNVLTGSAVKPDGFLGYYHNEVVLIPEGDDYELFGWNKPIFNKISTSRALTFSWLTPNKKYDLTTNTNGEHRAFVVTGNYEEVFPLDIYPMQLMKACMVQDLDEMEALGMYEVAPEDFALTEFVCPSKQPHQEIIRKGLDLMIKEIG; from the coding sequence ATGTCAAAAGACATCCGAATCAAAAAAGGGTTAGACATTAAATTACAAGGTGAAGCAGAACAAATTACTACCAATGCTGTTGCCAGTAATGTTTACACAATATTACCCATAGATTTTCACGGAATCATTCCAAAGCTTGTTGCCAAGGCTGGGACAATTGTAAAGGCGGGCGAACCTCTATTTTACAATAAGTCAGTTGAATCAATGAATTTTGTTTCGCCAGTAAGCGGGGAAGTGATTGAAGTAGTACGTGGAGAAAAGAGAAAAATATTAGCTGTTAAAGTTAAGGCTGATAAAGAACAATCATTTCAGGATAATGGAAGGTTTAATATTGAGGCTGCATCTGCTGATTCAATTAAAGAACATCTGTTAAAAACAGGTTGTTGGTCATTTGTCAAACAAAGGCCTTATGACATTATAGCAAATCCAGAGAAATCGCCAAAATCGATTTTTGTTTCGGGTTATGCTAGTGCTCCATTGGCAGCAAATTATGATTACGTTTTAAAAGGTAAAGAGGTAGAATTACAAGCGGCGATAACAGCACTTGGAAAATTAACTGAGGGACAAGTTCATGTAACTGTTGGTAAAAGTTCTAATTCACCACTAGCTGGATTAAATGATGTTTCACTTCATAAAATTTCAGGACCACATCCATCAGGGAATGTAGGGACGCAAATTGCTAAAATTGACCCAGTAAATAAAGGGGAAACAGTTTGGACTGTGTCACCTCAAGATTTAGTAATTATTGGTGAGTTATTATTAACTGGAAGGTTTAATGCAGAACGAATTGTTTCTGTTTCAGGTTCAGTTGTAAAAAATCCAAAATATTACAAAGCCAAAATTGGTGCTGAGTTATCAACAATGATATATGATGCTGGAGTTGACAGTGAAAACTTTAGATTAATCAGTGGAAATGTATTAACTGGAAGTGCTGTAAAACCGGATGGATTTTTAGGATATTATCACAATGAAGTTGTGTTAATTCCAGAAGGTGATGATTATGAATTATTTGGTTGGAATAAACCTATTTTTAATAAAATATCAACATCACGTGCATTAACTTTTTCTTGGCTAACACCAAATAAAAAATACGATTTAACAACCAATACCAATGGTGAGCATAGAGCATTTGTTGTAACAGGAAATTATGAAGAAGTTTTTCCTTTAGATATATATCCAATGCAATTGATGAAAGCTTGCATGGTTCAGGATTTAGATGAAATGGAAGCATTAGGTATGTACGAAGTAGCGCCAGAAGATTTTGCGTTGACTGAATTCGTGTGTCCATCTAAACAGCCACATCAAGAAATAATAAGAAAAGGGTTGGATTTAATGATTAAAGAAATAGGATAG
- a CDS encoding T9SS type A sorting domain-containing protein: MKKITLASVFSFIYLIAFSQEPTTFTSTIIPDLSMYGESISYPGTGEYQIFLGSDNELNKPVIITDGFDPRDTWGTNTIYNQLSFDNAGTQTNFADMLRAEGFDIVILNFPVYTRTEDGMEIDGGTDFIERNAMLLVELINIINTQKIGDEQNVIVGPSMGGLISRYALNYMESESLEHDTRLWVSFDAPHHGVNAPIGLQHLFNFLAFGLDFGFLGNYSIESLQPLVEGMFKSSAGRQMLTDQFEPHLMAGSEVNFDPSITLPINHPYFTTFYTNLKSLTTTGFPGNPRKISLINGSGIGNPYLDINGIDIVPGREILNTTIEDVGGLTDITLKANFSPYSSQEIAVSSIQINILGSTTTANSQAFSYSDGIGASPGGLFNIGAFTEGLDNSDPIVSEFINSLQIDKFSFVPTVSSMALEITDNEVNWFHAPTNLISANETRGVNDTTPFDAWLMPDDNQTHTLLTSEGANFLWEEIVSASLKTDEFSLNNSFAVLGNPVKNQIRIQINDRSIKNISTKIYSITGLELFTNKFNTLSSNQIEIPINLNSGIYILELIHKNEVFKTKIIVE, encoded by the coding sequence ATGAAAAAAATTACTCTTGCTTCTGTCTTTTCCTTTATTTACTTAATTGCATTTTCTCAAGAACCAACTACTTTTACCTCTACTATTATTCCTGATTTATCAATGTACGGTGAAAGTATTTCATATCCTGGAACCGGAGAATATCAAATATTCTTAGGTAGCGATAATGAATTAAACAAACCCGTAATTATAACCGATGGTTTTGACCCTAGAGACACTTGGGGTACTAATACAATATACAACCAATTGTCATTTGATAATGCAGGAACTCAAACAAATTTTGCCGATATGCTTAGAGCGGAAGGTTTTGACATCGTCATTCTAAACTTTCCAGTTTACACTAGAACTGAAGACGGAATGGAAATAGATGGTGGTACAGATTTTATTGAAAGAAATGCAATGCTTTTGGTTGAACTCATAAACATAATTAACACTCAAAAGATAGGTGACGAACAAAATGTAATTGTTGGCCCTAGCATGGGAGGTCTTATTTCTAGATACGCCTTAAACTATATGGAAAGTGAATCATTGGAACATGATACAAGATTATGGGTCTCTTTTGATGCTCCTCATCACGGTGTAAATGCTCCAATTGGTCTACAACATTTATTTAACTTTTTAGCGTTTGGCTTAGACTTTGGATTTCTTGGAAATTACAGTATTGAGTCTTTACAACCACTTGTTGAAGGAATGTTTAAATCATCAGCAGGTAGACAAATGCTCACAGATCAATTTGAACCACACTTAATGGCTGGTAGTGAAGTCAATTTTGATCCTTCAATTACACTACCTATTAACCATCCATATTTTACAACTTTTTACACAAACTTGAAAAGCCTAACAACAACTGGATTTCCAGGAAACCCTAGAAAAATATCTTTAATTAACGGAAGTGGAATTGGCAACCCTTATCTTGATATAAATGGAATTGACATTGTGCCTGGAAGAGAAATATTAAATACTACAATTGAAGATGTTGGAGGACTAACAGACATTACTTTAAAGGCTAATTTTTCTCCTTATAGTTCTCAAGAAATTGCTGTGAGTTCAATTCAAATAAACATTCTTGGAAGTACAACAACTGCAAATTCACAAGCATTTTCTTATTCTGACGGAATCGGAGCGTCTCCAGGGGGGTTATTTAATATAGGTGCATTTACTGAAGGCCTTGACAATTCCGATCCAATTGTGAGTGAATTTATCAATTCATTACAAATTGACAAATTCAGTTTTGTACCAACTGTTAGTTCGATGGCTTTAGAAATAACCGACAATGAAGTTAATTGGTTTCACGCACCAACTAATTTGATTTCAGCAAATGAAACTCGGGGAGTTAATGATACTACTCCATTCGATGCTTGGTTAATGCCTGATGATAACCAAACACACACTTTACTTACTAGCGAAGGCGCAAACTTTTTATGGGAAGAAATTGTTTCGGCATCATTAAAAACTGATGAATTTTCACTTAACAACTCTTTTGCTGTTTTAGGAAATCCTGTAAAAAATCAAATCCGTATTCAAATAAATGATAGAAGTATTAAAAACATATCTACTAAAATTTATTCAATAACTGGATTAGAATTATTTACCAATAAATTCAACACTTTATCTTCAAACCAAATAGAAATACCTATAAATTTAAATTCTGGAATTTATATACTTGAATTAATTCATAAAAATGAAGTTTTCAAAACTAAAATTATTGTAGAATAA
- a CDS encoding NRDE family protein: MCTVTFLPLDKNNFILTSSRDVPYIREKALHPKEYIEDGVLLTYPKDGKAGGTWIGTSSKSRLICLLNGGYKNHIPQDSYRKSRGLVVKELLRANDINEALNTTDLVNIEPFTLVILDWNDELELYEFVWTGKKKHLFNIPHFPHIWSSSTLYDDETKKIRQNWFDNWNFDTHDAIVDFHKSAGNGDESKNVLMRRDKGGTVSITSVKMENGELSISYEDVLPENINN, from the coding sequence ATGTGTACGGTTACTTTTCTTCCTTTAGATAAAAATAATTTTATATTGACTTCAAGTCGCGATGTGCCATATATTAGGGAAAAAGCATTACATCCCAAAGAGTATATTGAAGATGGAGTTTTATTAACTTATCCTAAAGATGGTAAAGCAGGTGGCACTTGGATAGGTACTAGTTCAAAAAGCAGATTAATTTGTTTGTTGAATGGTGGGTATAAAAATCATATTCCTCAAGATAGTTATCGTAAGAGTAGAGGGTTGGTAGTTAAGGAACTTTTGAGAGCGAATGATATAAATGAAGCATTAAACACAACAGATTTGGTCAACATAGAGCCATTTACTTTGGTTATTTTAGACTGGAATGATGAATTAGAATTGTATGAATTTGTGTGGACTGGTAAAAAGAAGCATTTATTTAATATTCCACATTTTCCTCATATATGGTCATCATCTACCTTATATGATGATGAAACAAAAAAAATACGCCAAAACTGGTTTGATAATTGGAATTTTGATACTCATGATGCAATTGTAGACTTTCATAAGTCTGCAGGAAATGGCGATGAAAGTAAAAATGTTCTAATGAGAAGAGATAAAGGAGGGACTGTAAGTATTACTTCAGTTAAAATGGAAAATGGTGAATTATCGATTAGTTATGAAGATGTATTACCCGAAAATATTAATAATTAA
- a CDS encoding NADH:ubiquinone reductase (Na(+)-transporting) subunit B produces MALKDKLHDLKVKYSGTKMSPVFNAFHTFLYAPNEVTHSGGHIKGADDLKRTMNTVIMALVPCLIFGMFNAGYQHHVATGEITTFTEGFFRTEFWTWDNLVVGLWKVLPLVIVSYVVGLAVEMFFAAKNGHEVEEGYLVTGMLVPLIVPIDIPLWMLAVAVIFGVVLGKEVFGGTGMNILNPALLIRAFLFFAYPTWMSGDKVWVHGAVERTKEIAAGANVDAISGETILGGLAQGKDLGYSVMDMFYGFIPGSVGETSTLLILLGAAFLIFSKIGSWRIMLSALLGAIVMGLIFNFVVDQEWISQGSKFYTLMSTEFWQHLIIGGFAFGAVYMATDPVSASQTNKGKWIYGFLIGFISILIRVFNPAYPEGVMLAILLMNVFAPTIDHYVVQGNVKKRMKRLKAKTV; encoded by the coding sequence ATGGCTTTAAAAGATAAATTACATGATCTAAAAGTAAAATACAGTGGGACAAAGATGTCACCTGTATTTAATGCATTTCACACATTTTTATATGCTCCAAATGAGGTAACTCATTCTGGAGGTCATATCAAAGGTGCCGATGATTTAAAAAGAACAATGAACACTGTTATTATGGCATTGGTTCCTTGTTTAATCTTTGGAATGTTCAATGCGGGTTATCAACATCACGTTGCAACAGGAGAAATAACGACTTTTACAGAAGGTTTTTTTAGAACAGAATTTTGGACTTGGGATAATTTGGTAGTTGGACTTTGGAAAGTTTTACCATTAGTAATAGTTTCATATGTTGTTGGATTAGCAGTTGAAATGTTTTTTGCGGCTAAAAACGGACACGAAGTAGAAGAAGGATATTTAGTTACAGGAATGTTAGTTCCACTTATTGTACCTATTGATATTCCATTATGGATGTTGGCAGTTGCAGTAATATTTGGAGTTGTTCTTGGGAAAGAAGTGTTTGGAGGTACAGGAATGAATATCTTGAATCCAGCGTTATTAATTAGAGCATTTTTATTCTTTGCATATCCAACTTGGATGAGTGGAGATAAAGTTTGGGTTCATGGAGCGGTTGAAAGAACAAAAGAAATCGCTGCAGGAGCAAACGTAGATGCTATTTCTGGAGAAACAATCTTAGGTGGTCTTGCTCAAGGAAAAGATTTAGGATACTCTGTGATGGATATGTTCTATGGGTTTATTCCTGGATCAGTTGGAGAAACATCGACCTTATTAATATTATTAGGTGCAGCATTTTTAATATTTTCAAAAATTGGAAGTTGGAGAATTATGCTTTCTGCTTTGCTAGGAGCAATAGTAATGGGATTAATATTCAATTTTGTCGTTGATCAAGAGTGGATTTCTCAAGGAAGTAAATTTTATACTTTGATGAGTACTGAATTTTGGCAACATCTAATTATTGGTGGATTTGCATTTGGAGCTGTTTATATGGCAACAGATCCTGTTTCTGCATCGCAAACTAACAAAGGAAAATGGATATATGGTTTCTTAATTGGATTCATTTCAATCTTGATTAGAGTATTCAATCCAGCATATCCAGAAGGAGTAATGTTAGCAATTTTATTGATGAATGTATTTGCACCAACAATTGATCATTATGTTGTTCAAGGAAATGTAAAGAAAAGAATGAAACGTCTAAAAGCAAAAACTGTTTAA